A genome region from Acidimicrobiales bacterium includes the following:
- a CDS encoding roadblock/LC7 domain-containing protein: MTELSSAASNINWLVTNFVDRVPGVSEAVVVSADGLPMAVSAGLSREAADRFAAVASGFIGLAYGAAGRFGGGPVQSVIVEMERAFLFVTGISDGSCLSVVAGSDCDVGLVGYEMALLVEKTGAVLTPELRAELQGALPR; this comes from the coding sequence ATGACTGAACTGAGCTCTGCGGCAAGCAACATCAACTGGCTCGTCACCAACTTCGTGGACCGGGTTCCCGGCGTCAGCGAGGCGGTGGTCGTGTCCGCTGACGGGTTGCCGATGGCGGTCTCGGCTGGTCTCTCTCGTGAGGCGGCCGATCGCTTCGCCGCCGTCGCGTCGGGCTTCATCGGCCTGGCCTACGGCGCGGCCGGACGCTTCGGCGGTGGTCCCGTGCAGTCGGTCATCGTCGAGATGGAGCGGGCCTTCCTCTTCGTGACCGGCATCAGCGACGGGTCGTGCCTGTCGGTGGTGGCCGGCTCGGACTGCGACGTCGGGCTGGTCGGCTACGAGATGGCGCTCCTGGTCGAAAAGACAGGAGCCGTCCTGACGCCTGAGCTTCGGGCGGAGCTGCAAGGAGCGTTGCCACGATGA
- a CDS encoding metal-dependent transcriptional regulator codes for MTEPPTLEPITKADREMLKAIYRQSVGGAGSDHPVAHTGDLAEAMGTSPGTATTHVKRLADRGLVVHTPYVGVALTDRGRAAAVRAIRRHRLVERFLADVLGYDWKDADRLATTFEHELPDEVEERINTTLGHPDSCPHGFPIPEASALDVPPLPPLADLEPGDVAVVAVPGSTDPDIVEFLDGLGLVPGARIEVREKHPFDGPLVVRVEGHDRTLGRPVANQVFVRSGDTPPGNRKAS; via the coding sequence GTGACCGAACCCCCCACGCTCGAACCGATCACCAAGGCCGACCGCGAGATGCTCAAGGCGATCTACCGCCAGAGCGTCGGCGGCGCCGGCAGCGACCATCCCGTGGCCCACACCGGCGACCTCGCCGAGGCCATGGGGACCTCGCCGGGCACCGCCACGACCCACGTCAAGCGCCTCGCCGACCGCGGCTTGGTCGTCCACACGCCCTATGTCGGGGTCGCCCTCACCGACCGAGGACGTGCCGCGGCGGTGCGCGCCATCCGGCGGCACCGTCTGGTCGAGCGCTTCCTCGCCGACGTGTTGGGCTATGACTGGAAGGACGCCGACCGCCTCGCCACCACCTTCGAGCACGAGCTGCCCGACGAGGTCGAGGAGCGCATCAACACCACGCTCGGGCACCCCGACTCGTGCCCGCATGGATTTCCCATCCCGGAGGCGAGCGCGCTCGATGTGCCACCGCTGCCGCCTCTGGCCGATCTCGAACCCGGCGATGTCGCCGTGGTCGCCGTGCCCGGATCCACCGATCCGGACATCGTCGAGTTCCTCGACGGGCTCGGGCTGGTGCCCGGTGCCCGCATCGAGGTGCGCGAGAAACACCCCTTCGACGGACCGCTCGTGGTCCGGGTGGAGGGACACGACCGGACACTGGGGCGACCTGTCGCCAACCAGGTGTTCGTGCGGTCCGGCGACACCCCGCCGGGCAACCGCAAAGCAAGCTGA
- a CDS encoding DUF742 domain-containing protein yields the protein MTTSDPEEPDLGVRIRPYAITGGRTRGGTELPIEAMVSSTPQGLADQETLTLERGRIVALCSTPQSVAEISAHLGLHLGVAKVLVGDLAGEGLIAVHRPNHVGDRPDLRLLERVLDGLQAL from the coding sequence ATGACCACGTCCGATCCAGAAGAACCAGACCTGGGGGTCCGGATCCGGCCCTACGCCATCACCGGCGGTCGAACCAGGGGCGGGACCGAACTGCCGATCGAAGCGATGGTCAGCTCCACGCCGCAGGGGTTGGCCGACCAGGAGACGCTGACCCTCGAACGCGGTCGGATCGTGGCCTTGTGCTCCACGCCGCAGTCCGTCGCGGAGATCTCGGCCCACCTCGGCCTACACCTCGGTGTGGCCAAGGTGCTGGTCGGGGATCTCGCCGGAGAGGGCCTGATCGCGGTGCACCGCCCCAACCACGTCGGGGACCGTCCCGACCTGAGACTGCTCGAAAGGGTGCTCGATGGCCTCCAAGCACTTTGA
- a CDS encoding nitrate- and nitrite sensing domain-containing protein encodes MMLRNTKLGTKLLAVILPPLIVLVVVAGVGANDRLEEASDARAADEYIELAAASSATVTTMQWERNLSLYALASGEDVSELLDERRARADAEWDRFSDAADAVLGSDDPALDSLIESAAAHRSRIDSFRSTIDSESTDVWIVRSGFDSAIDDHLSLMSEVSNTVPVVEVSADLASFSALAQAKEASARTGAALVVALANGQFDAEGRLWRSMRDSEASFERYESLFYDISPAELQSELRGALGSSEAQEAERMRLQVIEEAGTSIDWIGDGSAIGEPVQLDFDAARWVDLSESRLEAIGGLGDEILGEVSSYVSTVRSDSEQSALLFLLVTAAAVLLSAVLAVVVARRVTRPLRELTDAADRLSGEQLPALVERLRNPSESSGGVTLEPIGMRRTDEIGHLADAFDSIQRVTVEVAEEQASLLRKGIGDIFVNLARRNQTLLDRQIEFIDQLESSEEDPDVLEDLFKLDHLATRMRRNAESLLVLAGVDTGHRRSKPVPLADVVRVAIGEVEDFARLNLLSLDDAMVTGTAAMDVAHLLSELMENATSFSPPETNVEILGHQSPDGYVISISDQGIGMSEEQFAEANRLLADPPLVGLTLSRSLGFTVVGRLADRFDINIRLTSSPTGGVTALVTLPDAVLHAAPEVRVEPDQKEEVASPEPEPASADEPAGSTPVLDLEPDLPQPEEPAPDWVSPAPASTSLASAVPEGEAFDAGLAALMGEDSTAADDEHHDDRNTDETAPSEPSSAPSLFSDAAMSSGDGDTDSTPSDGGVTSAGLVRRVPRAQAPAEESVERPGSSTSVAASQRSPEEVRAMLSRYRSGLQRANQPSDGTGPSDSGSDSTN; translated from the coding sequence ATGATGCTGCGAAACACCAAGCTGGGGACCAAGCTGCTGGCAGTCATCCTGCCGCCGTTGATCGTGCTGGTCGTGGTGGCCGGCGTCGGGGCCAACGACCGTCTCGAGGAGGCGTCCGACGCGCGCGCTGCCGACGAGTACATCGAGCTGGCAGCCGCCAGCAGTGCGACGGTGACGACGATGCAGTGGGAGCGCAACCTCTCGCTGTACGCCCTGGCCAGCGGCGAGGACGTGAGCGAGCTGCTCGACGAACGGCGCGCACGTGCCGATGCCGAGTGGGACCGCTTCTCCGATGCTGCGGACGCGGTGCTCGGTTCGGACGACCCGGCGCTCGACTCGCTGATCGAGAGCGCGGCGGCGCACCGCTCCAGGATCGATTCGTTCCGCAGCACCATCGACTCCGAATCGACCGACGTCTGGATCGTCCGCAGCGGCTTCGATTCGGCGATCGATGACCACCTGAGTCTCATGAGCGAGGTGTCGAACACCGTGCCCGTGGTCGAGGTGTCGGCCGATCTCGCCTCGTTCTCCGCGCTGGCCCAGGCCAAGGAGGCGTCGGCCCGGACCGGCGCCGCGCTCGTCGTGGCCCTCGCCAACGGGCAGTTCGACGCCGAGGGCCGGCTGTGGCGGTCGATGCGCGACTCCGAAGCATCGTTCGAGCGCTACGAATCCCTCTTCTACGACATCTCGCCCGCCGAGCTGCAGTCGGAGCTGCGCGGCGCCCTCGGCTCCTCCGAGGCCCAGGAAGCCGAGCGCATGCGCCTCCAGGTCATCGAGGAGGCCGGTACCTCCATCGACTGGATCGGCGACGGCAGCGCGATCGGCGAGCCGGTTCAGCTCGACTTCGATGCCGCCCGTTGGGTCGACCTCAGCGAGAGCCGACTCGAGGCCATCGGAGGGTTGGGCGACGAGATCCTGGGCGAGGTGTCCAGCTACGTGTCGACGGTGCGTAGCGACTCCGAGCAGTCGGCGCTGCTCTTCCTGTTGGTGACCGCTGCCGCTGTCCTCTTGTCCGCGGTCCTGGCGGTGGTCGTGGCCCGTCGTGTCACCCGGCCACTGCGGGAGCTGACCGACGCAGCCGACCGGCTCTCGGGAGAGCAGCTTCCCGCACTGGTCGAACGCCTCCGCAACCCGTCGGAGAGTTCAGGCGGGGTCACCCTCGAACCGATCGGGATGCGTCGCACCGACGAGATCGGCCACCTCGCCGACGCCTTCGACTCCATCCAGCGGGTGACGGTGGAAGTGGCCGAGGAGCAGGCGAGCCTGTTGCGCAAGGGCATCGGCGACATCTTCGTCAACCTCGCTCGTCGCAACCAGACCCTGCTCGACCGCCAGATCGAGTTCATCGACCAGCTCGAGAGTTCCGAGGAGGACCCCGACGTCCTCGAAGACCTGTTCAAGCTCGACCACCTGGCCACCCGCATGCGGCGCAACGCAGAGTCGTTGCTCGTGCTGGCCGGGGTCGACACCGGCCACCGGCGATCGAAGCCGGTGCCGTTGGCCGACGTCGTGCGAGTGGCGATCGGTGAGGTCGAGGACTTTGCCCGGCTCAACCTGCTGTCGCTGGACGACGCCATGGTGACCGGCACCGCCGCCATGGACGTGGCCCACCTCTTGTCCGAGCTCATGGAGAACGCCACCTCGTTCTCGCCACCGGAGACCAACGTCGAGATCCTCGGGCACCAGAGCCCCGACGGCTATGTGATCTCGATCTCGGACCAGGGCATCGGAATGAGCGAGGAGCAGTTCGCGGAGGCCAACCGGCTCCTGGCCGATCCTCCGCTGGTGGGCCTGACCCTCTCGCGGTCGCTCGGCTTCACCGTGGTCGGGCGCCTCGCCGACCGCTTCGACATCAACATCCGCCTCACGTCCTCGCCCACCGGTGGTGTCACCGCACTGGTGACCCTCCCGGACGCGGTGCTCCACGCAGCCCCCGAGGTCCGCGTCGAGCCCGACCAGAAGGAAGAAGTGGCCTCGCCCGAGCCGGAGCCCGCGTCCGCCGACGAGCCGGCAGGGTCGACGCCGGTGCTCGATCTCGAGCCTGACCTGCCACAACCGGAGGAGCCGGCTCCCGACTGGGTGTCGCCGGCGCCGGCCAGCACGTCGCTGGCCTCGGCGGTGCCCGAAGGCGAGGCGTTCGATGCCGGCCTGGCTGCGCTCATGGGTGAGGACTCCACGGCGGCCGACGACGAACACCACGACGACAGGAACACCGATGAGACAGCGCCCAGTGAACCGAGCAGCGCACCGAGCCTGTTCAGCGACGCGGCCATGAGCTCGGGCGACGGTGACACCGATTCGACCCCCAGCGATGGCGGGGTCACCTCCGCTGGCCTCGTCCGGCGGGTGCCGCGTGCTCAAGCACCGGCCGAGGAGTCGGTCGAACGCCCGGGTAGTTCCACCTCGGTTGCCGCCTCACAGCGGTCACCCGAGGAGGTGCGGGCCATGTTGTCCCGCTACCGGTCGGGCCTGCAGCGGGCCAACCAGCCCAGCGACGGAACGGGACCGAGCGACAGCGGCTCGGACTCGACGAACTGA
- a CDS encoding DUF4388 domain-containing protein, producing the protein MSSSTSGLEGRLDEVPFADVLRLLQSSRQEGTLHLEGESSIVVVVAPDEVRLAANGVDLGLRQAVLGGGLVDTGTWDRVVAETADAAEPGAAVRLLEQRGADPQRLRSRLYEHTVSTLFELLLPSDARFHFTRGESHPFASEPGFPFDDVLADVRHRVEEWREIATSIPSTDMVLRRTARLPLSSGPITLSPEEFELLGLLDGRRDITQLIQILGMSAFRVMTLLHRLVQVGAAEPVEAQR; encoded by the coding sequence ATGAGTTCCAGCACGTCTGGCTTGGAAGGCCGACTCGACGAGGTCCCCTTCGCCGATGTCCTGCGGCTACTGCAGTCGTCCCGCCAGGAGGGCACCCTGCACCTCGAAGGTGAATCCTCGATCGTGGTCGTCGTGGCGCCGGACGAGGTCCGCTTGGCGGCCAACGGTGTCGACCTCGGCCTCCGTCAGGCGGTCCTCGGCGGTGGTCTCGTCGATACCGGCACCTGGGACCGGGTGGTGGCCGAGACCGCGGACGCCGCCGAGCCGGGTGCGGCGGTCCGGCTCCTCGAGCAGCGCGGTGCCGACCCCCAGCGCCTGCGGTCGCGCCTCTACGAGCACACGGTGAGCACCTTGTTCGAGCTGCTCCTCCCCAGCGATGCCCGCTTCCACTTCACCCGGGGCGAATCGCATCCCTTCGCGTCCGAGCCGGGGTTCCCCTTCGACGATGTGCTCGCCGACGTCCGCCACCGGGTCGAGGAGTGGCGCGAGATCGCCACCTCGATCCCGAGCACCGACATGGTGCTGCGTCGTACGGCCCGGCTCCCGCTCTCGAGCGGCCCGATCACGTTGTCACCCGAGGAGTTCGAGCTCCTGGGCCTGCTCGACGGCCGGCGCGACATCACCCAGCTCATCCAAATCCTCGGCATGAGCGCCTTTCGGGTCATGACCCTGCTGCACCGTCTCGTGCAGGTCGGAGCGGCCGAGCCCGTGGAGGCGCAGCGGTGA
- a CDS encoding ATP/GTP-binding protein: protein MASKHFEDDAEPAGPIPVKIVVAGGFAVGKTTFVGSISEISPLTTEAAMTDVSVGVDDISSVTGKTSTTVAMDFGRISLGNDLVLYLFGTPGQPRFHFMWDDLVRGAIGAVVLVDSNRIADSFPAVDYFEARDVPFVVAHNAFDGIANHSIEDLREALAVPDDVPMIECDARERESTKMALLEVVQHAMARATAA, encoded by the coding sequence ATGGCCTCCAAGCACTTTGAGGACGACGCCGAGCCCGCAGGGCCGATCCCGGTCAAGATCGTGGTCGCCGGGGGGTTCGCGGTCGGCAAGACGACCTTCGTCGGTTCGATCTCGGAGATCTCGCCGCTGACCACCGAGGCAGCGATGACCGATGTGAGCGTCGGCGTCGACGACATCTCCTCGGTCACCGGCAAGACCTCCACCACCGTCGCCATGGACTTCGGCCGGATCTCGCTCGGGAACGACCTGGTCCTCTACCTGTTCGGAACGCCGGGCCAGCCCCGATTCCACTTCATGTGGGACGACCTGGTCCGGGGAGCGATCGGTGCGGTGGTGCTGGTCGACAGCAACCGCATCGCCGACTCGTTCCCCGCGGTCGACTACTTCGAGGCCCGCGACGTTCCCTTCGTCGTCGCGCACAACGCGTTCGACGGCATCGCCAACCACTCGATCGAGGACCTGCGCGAGGCGCTGGCCGTCCCGGACGATGTGCCCATGATCGAGTGCGACGCTCGCGAGCGCGAGTCGACCAAGATGGCGCTGCTCGAGGTCGTGCAACACGCCATGGCGAGGGCCACCGCGGCCTGA
- a CDS encoding M18 family aminopeptidase, which produces MSSDTTMAASSPVGSLLGFIDAAPTPYHAVHHAASTLRAAGFEPLARTEAWPAGAGRWYVAEGGALIAWATTEGPAPETPFRIVGAHTDSPNLRIKARPDTGRAGWRQIGVEVYGGALVNSWLDRDLGLAGRLTARDAGAPMGYSTHLVHIDRPLLRVPQLAIHLDREINEKGLNLNRQQHLVPVWGLGVPEPGELGELVATEAGVDPAAVLGWDLMLHDVTPSTVAGVDSDLIFAPRLDNLFSCFAGIEALIAAADAEPAGVVPVVSLFDHEEVGSTSASGAAGTLLSQVLEHQLVARGGDRADLLRSLAGSVCASADMAHATHPNYVERHEPDHHIVLNGGPVLKINANHRYASDAGSVAAFQLACDAAEVPCQRYIHRTDLACGSTIGPVTAAGLAIPTVDVGVAQLSMHSVRELAGADDLVRMVDALGAFLAPSR; this is translated from the coding sequence GTGAGCTCGGACACCACGATGGCGGCCTCCTCACCCGTCGGCTCCCTGCTCGGCTTCATCGACGCCGCGCCCACGCCGTACCACGCCGTGCACCACGCGGCGTCCACGCTGCGCGCCGCAGGGTTCGAGCCCCTCGCTCGCACCGAGGCGTGGCCTGCCGGGGCCGGGCGATGGTACGTGGCCGAAGGCGGCGCGCTGATCGCCTGGGCCACCACCGAGGGTCCCGCTCCCGAGACGCCCTTCCGGATCGTCGGCGCCCACACCGACAGCCCGAACCTGCGGATCAAGGCCCGACCCGACACGGGGCGCGCCGGCTGGCGCCAGATCGGCGTCGAGGTCTACGGCGGGGCGCTGGTCAACTCGTGGCTCGACCGTGATCTGGGCCTGGCCGGGCGGCTCACGGCCCGCGATGCGGGTGCCCCGATGGGCTACTCCACCCATCTGGTCCACATCGATCGGCCCCTGTTGCGCGTGCCCCAGCTCGCCATCCATCTCGACCGCGAGATCAACGAGAAGGGTTTGAACCTCAACCGCCAGCAGCATCTCGTGCCGGTGTGGGGCCTCGGCGTACCCGAGCCGGGTGAGCTGGGCGAGCTCGTCGCGACCGAAGCGGGTGTCGATCCTGCCGCGGTGCTCGGGTGGGACCTCATGCTGCACGACGTGACGCCCTCGACGGTCGCCGGGGTCGATTCCGACCTCATCTTCGCTCCCCGGCTCGACAACCTCTTCTCGTGCTTCGCCGGGATCGAGGCCCTCATCGCCGCCGCCGATGCCGAACCCGCCGGCGTGGTGCCGGTGGTCAGCCTCTTCGACCACGAGGAGGTCGGCAGCACCTCGGCCTCAGGGGCCGCGGGAACGCTGCTCTCCCAGGTGCTCGAGCACCAGCTCGTCGCCCGCGGCGGCGACCGCGCCGATCTGCTGCGCTCGCTCGCCGGCTCGGTGTGCGCATCGGCCGACATGGCCCACGCCACCCATCCCAACTACGTCGAGCGCCACGAACCCGACCACCACATCGTCCTCAACGGCGGCCCGGTGCTCAAGATCAACGCCAACCATCGCTACGCGTCCGACGCCGGCAGCGTGGCGGCGTTTCAGCTGGCCTGCGACGCGGCCGAGGTCCCGTGCCAGCGCTACATCCACCGCACCGATCTGGCGTGTGGGTCCACGATCGGACCGGTGACCGCGGCGGGCCTGGCCATCCCCACCGTCGACGTCGGGGTCGCCCAGCTCTCCATGCACTCGGTGCGCGAGCTGGCCGGCGCCGACGACCTGGTCCGCATGGTCGACGCCCTCGGAGCCTTCCTGGCACCGTCTCGATGA